AACAGTATGGCCTGAGTGATCCaagaatgtttttatattttttaaggattgtcaaaaaaagaatatgtagcagaaaaataatatatacctgTGGCTTAATAACCTTAAGTATTTACAATCTAGCCttttataaaaattgtttaaaattatgttttaaaattatttatgttgaCTGTGCTTAGTCTTTGTTGCAGCTTGgtcttctctagttgctgtgtgtgggctgagttgtggtatgtgggctctTAATTCCCCAAacgaggatcaaacccaggacccctgcatttaGGAGTGCGGAATCTTatccattggaccatcagggatgtACCCAatctagcatttaaaaaaaaaagtttgctgaatCTTGATTTAgaccttttttttcccactatgtGTACTCAACTAATTACTATTAATAgtatggggacaacagaggatgaaatggttggatggtatcaccgacttgatggacatgagtttgaacaagcttcaggagttggtgaacagggaagcctggagaactgcagtccatggggtcgcaaagagtcagacccaactgaacgactgaactgaactgattaacagTACAGTGATAAGGTACGTTGGGATGAGTAAATGAACACGTGGCAGGCATTTTGTTAAACTCTTTAGTCTGTTGGTTTCTTCACTGAACAATCCTCCAAAATAGGCATTCATGTCTCAATGACAGagccaagaaaacaaaagctcagagaggttaagtaacttggcaAGGTCACAAAGTTGTTCATTAAACCCAGTGTGGTGGTATATTTAAGTAGTGGGGTCACTGTCCTAATTAAATACTACTTAGAATCCCACTATATAAAATAGTTACTCTGAGCAAAGTTGAGGCAGAAGACCCAGAAGTCTCACCTTTTCAGAATAACCTGTTTGAAATAGACATCAGCATTTCAAAAGATTTAAGTCAATAACCAATGGGTTTCCAAATcaattattccattgtatggcaTGTTACATGCTTATCTCAACAACAGTTTGCTAAGGGTAAGAGTATCATAGTAACAAAActgcctttttcttattttcttgtccAGTGAAATAGAAGTAAGTCAacagaaaggggaaaggaaagcaaaaggTTTAAATACTCTTCAAAATCTAACTACTTCTACTATAGTGATTAGGGTTCGAGTCCACTGAACACCACGTGGGAAGGACATCTTCCCAATGGCAGCTTATTTGACCTAAGAGTTGGTGTTTCCAGACAAGTTTCTAGTTTTCCATGATAAGTTAATATATCCAATTTTATTATAGTGCCACAAATAAGAACTCTGAAAGGCTCAACTCTTACAAAAACGTCCCAAATCCCCTGAAAAGCATCAGGTATCAAAATACAGCCAGAAAAGAtggtattaaatgaaaaaaaaaaaagtttactttttaatGAAGTCAAGGTGTAGGACAGATTTATTAGCTTCCATTTTTCCAGGTTGCATTCTGATGTATTTCCTGCCTGTATTTCTAAATTCAGCAGGTCttctttaggattatttttttaaaatacatttcaaagaaCATGATGCAGCTATAATGACTACACCTGCACAGACACACCTGTGATGATACAAACACTCAGTGCTTCTCATATTTACAACCCAGTGCCCTAAGAGGAAACAGACCTTTTATACCATCTGCCAAGATGCTGCCTTTCTTAAAAAGAACTGATACTGGTAACCAGATATTACAGTCAGGACTGCTTCTGGTCAAAATGGTCATTAAATTCTGTGTAGCTCAGTCTATTCTTTACTGTCATAATTCACTTTTCCAATATTATGAGATGGTTAAAACAgatagttaaaattatttttgatgccTATAATATTCCTACttaattttaatacttatttattcatACATAATTCATTATTCAATATGTACTGTGTATCAGGTACAATACTTGGTTCTTGAGGAAATAAATCTAGTAAGAACATATTTCCTTGGATAATTCCTATCCCAACTGCCTAACTGGAGTTATGAGCAAATAATTAGTGTGCTAAATTGCTTGTTAAACTTCAAGTACTCAAAAAGCTCATGTGTCTAGAGTCTGTCATATTGGACATTGCAGACAGAATTATTTCTGTCACTCAGAAAATCCTACTGGACAGCACTGAGTGAAGAGTACAAGGTAAGCCTGTGGCCAGTTCAGGGAGAGTctcaaaagtatattaaaaagtttaaCTGGAAATCGCTTCTAAACTACTAAATTCCACAAATTTCTTTCAGGAAAAGCCTTTGAGAACTCCATTCTCAAAGCATTGCTATAATCTGGCTTACCCATGCAGCTTCTATATTTGAATAATActtcaaattttagaaataatacttcaaattttaatattttagaaatattacttCTTAAAGCAGTGTGAAAATGTGTGGGAAGAAAATACACTGGGCATACCATTGGTAGAGGCTAATGATATCATAAAGGACTAAATTCAGTGAAGCTTCTAAAGAAACACACAATTAAGAATCTGTATCAATAAATTTATTCCAGGTAAGAATTGTGCATTCACACCAGGCATATTATTTCACCACAAAAGCCAGTATCATCATTAAGATATTTAGCACTAAATATACCATAAAACTCACAGGTATGTGAAAAACTTCTCACGGTATCTATTTCAAGTCAttaaattctttaatatttgtAATCCATGCATAAACATATCACtgataattattgatatgttattatatatatttaaaacatcttttgGGAAATTTTATGCTCTCCAAATAATAACCtcttagtaatttaaaaatacctcTATGAACCTCTTAGTAGTGCTATTGTAAAACCAAAATTGTATTTTCAAGCAGCAAGGATCCAAGACACACCATTCCTGATTAAAGAGAGGGCTGACATCCGGTTTTCCAAATAGCTCTCATCCATTCCTTGTCCCTATTTTAATATGCCAACCATTACTTCACTGATATCCCAAAGTTTTCTCGCCACAGACTCATCCATAGCTTTGGGCAACAGTTCTTCCTCTTTACAGTCCCCAAAGTACTTGCCTGAAACACCTTCCACCTCAGGTGAAGAGGCCAAATACACTGCAGTCTGGGCCCCCTCTTCTGGAGTTTTGAAGAAAGCCCATGACACTAAATTGAAAAGTGGTCTGACTAACAGTGGGATGTGTATGTGCCTCCCGAGGTTAGTTCGCACTATGCCAGGGTGTAACACATTCACAGTGACGCTGGTGCCTTCCAAGCGGCGGGCGAGTTCTCTGGTAAAAAGAATGTTCGCCAGTTTGCTCCGACTGTAACAGAAGCTTTTATTATAGCTCTGTTCACTGTTTAAGTCTTCAAAGTTGATGTCTCCGTATTTGTAAAGTTTAGAGGAAACGACCACAATTCTGCTGGGAGCTGAACTTTTGAGGAGTCCCAGGAGAAGGTTGGTGAGTAGGAAGTGTCCCAAATGGTTCACGCCAAACTGCATCTCAAATCCATCTTCAGTCTTCATATAAGGGCACTGGAAGACTCCAGCGTTATTGATCAAAACATCCAGTCTAGGCTCTTCCTTCAAATGGCAAAAAGAGAATGGCAGAATTAGGAAGACAGGCCTTAAACGTGTCTAAaacgaaattaaaaaaaaaaaatcccactaactactaaaattctaaaaaatgccTCTATGAATTTTTAACAACCGAGAGAAAAAAGGACGATGACAACTTGAACGTGTACGAGGTGCCTGACCTGTGCTTTTCACATTATCATCATCTACTCTTAACAACTCTATAAGCAAACTGAAGCACTAAAGTTAGGTGATCTATCCAGTATCACAGGGCTCCTCAGTGGCAAGCAAAAATCTGAAGGTGAGATTGACACCAATGGCCCTATTCTTAATTGGTAAGCTAGACTGATTTTCTAATTGAGATTTTTAAACCAAAGCAAGACAACCAATGTGAGCTCGAAAGTGGACCTACAGCAGAAGACAGGTCAGCACTGTTCACTCCCAGGGATAAGTCAGGATTGCTTTACTCTGGTTTTCTAAAAGTACAAGGCACCCTGCAGATAGAGCACCTTCAAGTTGTTTCCTTACAACTGGGCCAAGCAATAGAGAGCATCAGGGATACAAATTAAGACTGGAGAGAACGTCATGAATAAATCAAAGAAACATTaagacaaaaattatatttatacaaGTATACAAATATCAGAACCACCACCATGAATCAGATATACCAAGTCTCACAAAAACAGCAAAGGAGACTAACAGGAGGTAGGCCCCAAAAGCACCTTTGACCTCTATTACGATTTTAGAATTCACAGTTCTTTTTTCCTATATGAAAGGCTTTCAAGCTTCAAAGGGCCCCCAGCTTCGGAGATCTATATAGTTAGAATTCTGCAGTTTGATCATATCCTTCTGCATCCCTCCAGATTAAAGTCCTAAAATTTAGACTGTCCTAAAAGGGAAGTCTTTTAATTCCTTACTTAATGTAAGGTGGCTTTCCCTCATCCtttcctggttcctctgtctcttttgataggcagaggggaaaaaaaaaaaagaaacataaaacgtGTTCCAGGTGTAAAGACACAGTGATGACCCACAATTATATAAATCTGAGGTCAAATTTCAAATATTACTGGTCCTTTTGCCAAacataagtgaaaagaaaaatgtgttaaaTTTCACAACTGTTATCAGAGCCTACCTGTCAGAGGATTACTATTTCTCATTCTGTCTGTCTCAGCACCTTttgcttttccaatagtcaactTCAAAAAGAAGGCAAAAGTTCACCCGTGGGGGAAAGAAAGGAGTGTTCTTTTCAGTAATCCTTTGGAAGAGTTTCCTGTATTAATCATTTCTGAGCCATCATTCTTTGCTGGGCTTGTGTATTTTAAGACTTTATCATTTACTGTTTTTTAAGTTCTAGAAGATAAATGAGATAAATACCAAGAATACCAACTTGTGGGAAATTTACACTTCCTTTTTTTGAATTCTGATTACAGTCACTGAACTACTGAACTTCAGAGCCAGAAAGGAACTTAATACATACTTAGCAGGAAGGACAACAACTTTGTTATCTGTTTATCTCCTCAACTTTTAATTGGTTCTGTCAAGTGCCTTTACTTTTCAAAGTAATAAAAAACCATAGTATCAAGGAATAAGTATACACTGCTGCCCCATCTACACCTTTAATGAATAGGAAGGTCCACTTTTGATCCTTCCAACATCTCATAAACTATTACTTCTTATTTTCTAAACCTGTTTTACTTGATAATGAAATACTAGtcctaaaaacaaaatgaaacaaacctcTTTAGATCTGTAACAGCTTCCCAACTGTGCATTAAGGAACCCTAAGAGTCACAAGGAACTCTCAGGATGATCTGGAGTGTTTTAAATTTCACGGCAAACAAAACAATATATTGCTCAACATCTCAAAAACTACAGTCTCCAAGTGGCGCACAGCTTCAACattttatattgaatatattcaaCATAATATATTCTATATTCCTTCTGATGATGTCCTATCTTTGCAAAGGGGAGTGTTTAGCAGTTGTTGTAAGAAATCCAAGTATGATGTTAAAAATCAGCAGAGAACAGAAATGAGGGTGGCAAAGTCCAATCTGATTCCAACAAGCTGGTACAGTGAACAGATGCACATTTCCCAATAGTATACTGATGGTTATGATAATTATGGTtactaaaaaatgaaatatcttttatttcagctatgtgtatttttttttccaaacagctATTGTTATAGAAATAATTAATAGGTTGTTTGGACCTAGTTACTTAATGAATAAACTAGGTATTTGTTTTGACCCAAGGGCATCATGAAAAAATTAGAACTGTATGGAGCTTCTGTTTTAGACCCAGGAGACTTCTTTTCATATGGGCTCTTTTTTTTTATGCCAGCTAATTCTAGACATCACTCTTCTGAAGACCTCTGGCAAGTCACCTCTGCAGGAAACCCTTCTATCACAAATTCAGCAGAGGACATCCATTTCAGTG
This region of Ovis canadensis isolate MfBH-ARS-UI-01 breed Bighorn chromosome 3, ARS-UI_OviCan_v2, whole genome shotgun sequence genomic DNA includes:
- the RDH14 gene encoding retinol dehydrogenase 14, coding for MAAGTAAALLAALGGILWLAARRFVGSSVQRLHQGGDSGLMRGKTVLITGANSGLGRATAAELLRLGARVIMGCRDRERAEEAAGQLRREVWPTGGPDSGPTSGGAGELVVKELDLSSLSSVRSFCQEMLQEEPRLDVLINNAGVFQCPYMKTEDGFEMQFGVNHLGHFLLTNLLLGLLKSSAPSRIVVVSSKLYKYGDINFEDLNSEQSYNKSFCYSRSKLANILFTRELARRLEGTSVTVNVLHPGIVRTNLGRHIHIPLLVRPLFNLVSWAFFKTPEEGAQTAVYLASSPEVEGVSGKYFGDCKEEELLPKAMDESVARKLWDISEVMVGILK